The genomic interval CGGGATCCTCGCGAACTACGCGCGTTGGATAGTCAGCGGGAATACCATTTTCGCCATTGGTCAGCAGCGTCCAGCTTTGACCGTAATCACTAGTCTTATAAATATAGGGATGAAAGTCTTTGAGAAGCCGGCGCTGTACAGTAGCATACGCTTTCCCCGGGGTATGAGGGGAAACTTCAATTGCCGCCACGCGCCCGTTGGGCGGAAGATTATCTGGAGTAACATTGGCCCATTCCTCACCACCGCTACGCGTTACATAGACCGGACCGTCATTGGCACCGGTCCAGATCACGTCGGGATTATGCGGCGATACCTGAATCGAATAAAGTGTGCTAAAATGTTCCTCTCCGGTAATATCACGATTGATAGGACGTCCGGAAGTAACTTGGTATTTGTCTTTAAATGCTGTCAAGTCGGGACTAATGGTTTCCCAATTTTTACCGCCATTATTTGTTCGGTGCAGATACTGCGAACCGTGATATACTACACTTGAGTCATGAGGAGAAACCTCAATAGGTGATACCCGCTGGAAGCGATACTTGAGCTTACTCGGATTTCGTCCATACATATATTGTGCGCCTACCCAGTACTGTTTTTCCTGACCTGTCTGCTTGTTATAGCGACCAAAACGTCCCTTACAATTAGCAAAAACAATAGTTGAATTATTGATCTGCGGTACGGCCGGGCCAGTTTCACATCCGCCAACCATATGCCATAATCCCTGATTCGTTTCAGAACTTTCGGCGGGTGGCAAGCTCGGTACCGATATGGTAGAATTATCCTGTTGACCCGAATACAACCAATATGGAAACTGGTTGTCGACATTCACTTGGTATAGCTCTGCGGTTGGCTGGTTGTACTGTGTGGACCAACTTTCGCCACCATCTAATGTAACGGTAGCCCCACCATCATTACCCTGTACCTGTAATTTGGGATCGTCAGGATTAATCCACAGATCATGCACATCAGCATGGGTAACCGAACGCCGATCAAAATTTTCGCCCCCGTCCGATGATACCCAGTAGCGCACGTTACCCACATACACTTTATCGGGATTAGTCGGATGCGCAGTAATATTGGTAAAATAGAATGGGCGGGTCATGATCTCTTCTTTATCGCTGGTCTGTGTCCAGCTTTTCCCTCGATCATCTGATCGATAAAGCCCCTGCTGATCACCCGGGGCTTCAACAAGTGCATAAATTCGGTCGGGATTAGCCGGTGTCACCGCAAAGTCTACCTTTCCCATAAGCCCCTGCGGCAAACCTTGTTCCATCTTCTTCCAGTTGTCACCACCGTCAGTCGATTTATAAATACCATTTTCAACATCAGCCCCGCTAATGATCGTCCATGGTTTACGCTCGGCTTGCCACATGCTGGCATAAATTTCATCGGGATTTTCGGGATTCAACTCCAAATCGATAGCCCCGGTTGAGTCTGAAAGAAATAATACTTTTTCCCAATTTTCTCCACCGTCTTTTGAGCGAAAAACACCACGCTGCGAATTCTTTCCGAAGGGATGTCCTAGTGCGGCCACATAGACCAGTTCGGGATTTTCAGGATGGACTTCAACGGCCCCAATTTGTCCAGCCTTTTCAAGACCCAGGAACTGCCAACTTTCACCTGTATCATCAGATTTATATATCCCTCGACCCGTGGTTACGTTGGCACGGATGCCATCAGAGCCGGTGCCTACATAGATTATGCTGGTATCAGAGTCAGCTACTTCAATAGCCCCGATACTTGTACTTTTAAATCCTTTACCGTCAGTAAGATTGTGCCAGGAATTACCATAATTGGTAGTCCGCCAAACGCCACCTCCGCCGGCTGCTCCCATATAAAAAGTACCGGGATGCTGGCGGTGTCCTTCAACCGCTGTAACACGTCCCCCGCGCGTTGGTCCTACGGTTCTGAACTCCATATCGCCATAGAGCGTACTGTCATATGTGACCGCCTGACCATCTTGCGCTGCTACCTGAGATGGAGCTAAAAATACTGCAGAGATAAGTAAACCAAATAATACCAAAGCCGTTTTTATAAATTTCATAGAGGATATGTTTGAATATTTCGATAATTGAAAAAATAATTAACGAATTACTTCGTGAGATGAAAATCTATTTGTCAGAGATTTATAATTATCCGGGTACCGGGCAAATACCTAAACTCATTTGCAAAAAAAATCCCCCGACAATCAAAATAATAATAACAGCAAAAAATAGATACGATTTCCAAGAAGTTGGGCTGTCATATTCTTGCTGTTTTCGGAAAAATTGTATCATTGATATCTCCTTATTTTTTACCAGCCTGCACTACCCGGCTTGCCTTTAAAAGGTCCCACGATGTTAGAGGTAATCCAGCCGCCGTAAAAGCCGCCTTTCTGGGCATCTACCTTTTCGTCACCTACATAGCAACCCTGCATTTTATGGCCATAAAATGCAACATATCCGGCCATCGATTCAAAAGGTTCCGTAAGATCAGGATAACACCATGCCGCCTTTTCAGCTTTTTGTTTACCAACCACCACATCGAAATAATGCGCCTGCCCTTTCCACTCGCAATAGGTAGTACCGGATATTTTTTGCAAATATTTCATCTGGATATCTTCTTGCGGAATATAATATACCGGCGGATGGCTCGTCTCAAGAACCCGCTTAGATCGATCTGAATGCACAATCTCTTTACTATTGAACACGATACGCACTGTTTTTGCGCTATCTTCCATTTTGGGCGGGCGCGGATAATCCCACACTGATTCTTGTCCGGGACCGGGCTCTGTTTTCTTCATTCGATATTACTTTTTAGATAGATATTGTACCGAAAAATAATCGTCCTCGTCTGTCCATACCTGCTCAACAGAGAACGAATCACTGACCAAATCTTCAAACTCATCCAACGTATATTTATACGAATTTTCGGTGTGTATGGATTCCCCTTTATTAAATACAAAAGTTTCATCGGCGATCTGTACTTCTTGCTTTTTCTGCGAAACCAAATGCATTTCGATACGCCCTTCCTGCTCGTTAAAATATGCCTTGTGCGCAAATAAATTTATCTCAAAATCGGCTCCTAACTCACGGTTAATACGCTTTAGCATATTTTTATTAAACTTTGCGGTAATACCATCTTCGTCATTATAAGCAGATTCTAACAGCTGTTTATCTTTTTTCAGATCTACACCAATAAGCATTCCTGCATCTGGGTCAGTGATATCTGCAAGTGTAGATAAAAACGAACGAGCTTTCTCGGGGAGGAAGTTACCGATGGTGGATCCCGGATAAAAAAGAACCTGTTGGCTATAACTATCTCCTAAAGAAGGTAATTTAAAATGAGAGGTATAATCAGCAAATACAGGGATGATGGAAATCCTGGGATATTCGATTCGTAAATTACTAACAATTTTAAGGAGGTATTCCTCTGAGATATCTACTGGCACGTAGGATGCCAATGAATCGAGCTTTTCCAACAGCAGTCGCGTTTTGCTACTACTGCCACTGCCCAACTCCACCAGCATTGCTTTAGAACCTATACTGTCAGCAATAGCATCAATATTTTGATTCAGAATAGACCGCTCGATTTCCGTAGGATAATATTCCTCCAATCGTGTTATCTGCTCAAAGAGCTCCGATCCCCGCTCATCGTAGAAATATTTACTAGGCAACTGCTTTTGTGATTTGCGTAATCCTTCTACTACCTCATCCAGCATCGTCTGCCCAGTATCCGCAACCTGATTTTCCATATAAAAAGTTAAATATTTTTGGCTAGTCGAATGCCGTTAAACTGCCAGCGCGCATCGGGATAGAAAAAGTTGCGGTAGGTCTTTCGGATGTGCGTCTCCGATGTAGCGCATGATCCACCACGCAGCACATACTGACTGCACATAAATTTGCCATTATATTCACCCAGAGCACCGGGTAACGGCTCATATCCGGGATAGGGTTCATAGGCACTCATCGTCCACTCCCAAACATCACCGTACATTTGCTTGAGGCCGTCTGTATTTTGCTGCAGGGGTCGCGGATGAAACTTGTTATCTTCTACAAAATTACCATCGTATGGCTTATCACCGGCGGCTACTTCCCACTCAGCCTCTCGGGGTAACCGCGCATCGGCCCATCGAGCAAACGCATCAGATTCGTAATAACTGACATGGGTTACCGGCTCATGGGGATGTACTTTCCGAAGACCTCCCAACGTATAATGATACCAACCGTCATCCCGTTTGCACCAATAAAGCGGGGAGTCCCAATTTCTTTCATTGACTGTAGCCCATCCGTCATCAAGCCACAAAGGGGAACGTTCATAGCCGCCATCTTCCATAAATTCCATGAATTCACCATTGGTAATCAGGCGGTCGGCCATCACAAATGGCTCAAGAAATTTTCGGTGGCGGGGATGTTCATTATCGTAGGTATATTCTCCCCCATCATTACCGATCTCGTAAATCCCTTCATCAAAAGAAATCCAATTCAGTGAATCAGGCGGACTTCCCTTGGGATGATTGAGCTCTTTATATTTTGGATAGAGTGGATTCTGCGCAAACATGTATTTAAAGTCAGTCACCATCAGCTCTTGGTGCTGCTGCTCGTGATGGTTCCCAATCTCAATGACCGGACCGAATTCAGCAATCTCTTCTGGGGTAGCACCTTCAATAAAAGCAAGCACCTGCCCATTAACATATTCTCGATATTCGAGTACTTCATCTACCGAGGGACGCGAAAGTAACCCTCGCTTTGACCGGGTATGCGGCTCACCGGTTTGCAGATAATAAGAATTAAAAATATATGAATACTGTGGATGCAGGGACTCATAGTCGGGCAGAGCTTTTTCCAACACAAAAGTCTCATAAAACCAGCTCACATGTGCCAAATGCCATTTGGTAGGACTCGTATTATTAATGGCCTGAATGACATAATCTTCCTTCTCCAAAGGCTCCGTTAAATGAATGCTAAAGTCCCGAATTTCCTTAAATCGCTTTTTGAGCTGCTCTTTTGAATGGCGATCGGCAGATTTTTCAAGCTTGGGCTGGGATGTTTTTATATCCATAACAGATATTTTTATAACTGGAGATTACAAACTTGCTGTACTCATCTACAACAGATCATGCAAATTAGTTCTTCCACTCTAAAAAATTCGGGAAATTACCATATACTAACCGGCTTTTACTATTCAATACAGCTAGTTAGCGGAAATCAAATAATTGAGAAAATATACATGGGAAAGTGACAAGAAAAAATACATGCTAAGAAATCAATAGATCTATTCTTTATAAAAATAGATTTTGTTACGATTGCTATCCTTAGTACTCCTGACTCTCACCCCATTTTTTTCATTATACTGATACACAGCTGTACGCATCGAATTCAAATGGTTCTCATCCTCAAAACCAACCTCTATTGCATCTCCATCTGCTTCCAGCTTATCGAGTGCTTCAAATAAAGGCTTAA from Fodinibius salinus carries:
- a CDS encoding WD40/YVTN/BNR-like repeat-containing protein translates to MKFIKTALVLFGLLISAVFLAPSQVAAQDGQAVTYDSTLYGDMEFRTVGPTRGGRVTAVEGHRQHPGTFYMGAAGGGGVWRTTNYGNSWHNLTDGKGFKSTSIGAIEVADSDTSIIYVGTGSDGIRANVTTGRGIYKSDDTGESWQFLGLEKAGQIGAVEVHPENPELVYVAALGHPFGKNSQRGVFRSKDGGENWEKVLFLSDSTGAIDLELNPENPDEIYASMWQAERKPWTIISGADVENGIYKSTDGGDNWKKMEQGLPQGLMGKVDFAVTPANPDRIYALVEAPGDQQGLYRSDDRGKSWTQTSDKEEIMTRPFYFTNITAHPTNPDKVYVGNVRYWVSSDGGENFDRRSVTHADVHDLWINPDDPKLQVQGNDGGATVTLDGGESWSTQYNQPTAELYQVNVDNQFPYWLYSGQQDNSTISVPSLPPAESSETNQGLWHMVGGCETGPAVPQINNSTIVFANCKGRFGRYNKQTGQEKQYWVGAQYMYGRNPSKLKYRFQRVSPIEVSPHDSSVVYHGSQYLHRTNNGGKNWETISPDLTAFKDKYQVTSGRPINRDITGEEHFSTLYSIQVSPHNPDVIWTGANDGPVYVTRSGGEEWANVTPDNLPPNGRVAAIEVSPHTPGKAYATVQRRLLKDFHPYIYKTSDYGQSWTLLTNGENGIPADYPTRVVREDPDRKGVLYGGTDFGLFVSFDDGNNWQQLEQGLPVTPITEIRVHNKDLVLSTMGRGFWILDNLTPLHQLNDQIASSDYHLYQPRDAYRTDYWGGGSEVPQYPESGAMIDFYLTEVPQNELTLDILDSDGEVIRRFVGTSDQKNKDTQTPDDRGNMMAPGPEKLGKPDSIKLKQGHNRFTWDLRYPNKPVASADGEMYFGVGAGPLAVPGEYKVRLTIGDWTQVRNLQINIDPRVKADGVSKADLQAQLDLNLKIRDAIGQASKMAAAIDTLRNNITSATESGTIDEDRATTITEQLDGIYKHLVTSDEGSYQPPMWIDQAEYMYYMTISADQRPGNDAYTRFETLNKELKKIAKEWKQFRQNVDLPEEVND
- a CDS encoding DUF427 domain-containing protein; protein product: MKKTEPGPGQESVWDYPRPPKMEDSAKTVRIVFNSKEIVHSDRSKRVLETSHPPVYYIPQEDIQMKYLQKISGTTYCEWKGQAHYFDVVVGKQKAEKAAWCYPDLTEPFESMAGYVAFYGHKMQGCYVGDEKVDAQKGGFYGGWITSNIVGPFKGKPGSAGW
- the egtD gene encoding L-histidine N(alpha)-methyltransferase → MENQVADTGQTMLDEVVEGLRKSQKQLPSKYFYDERGSELFEQITRLEEYYPTEIERSILNQNIDAIADSIGSKAMLVELGSGSSSKTRLLLEKLDSLASYVPVDISEEYLLKIVSNLRIEYPRISIIPVFADYTSHFKLPSLGDSYSQQVLFYPGSTIGNFLPEKARSFLSTLADITDPDAGMLIGVDLKKDKQLLESAYNDEDGITAKFNKNMLKRINRELGADFEINLFAHKAYFNEQEGRIEMHLVSQKKQEVQIADETFVFNKGESIHTENSYKYTLDEFEDLVSDSFSVEQVWTDEDDYFSVQYLSKK
- the egtB gene encoding ergothioneine biosynthesis protein EgtB, which encodes MDIKTSQPKLEKSADRHSKEQLKKRFKEIRDFSIHLTEPLEKEDYVIQAINNTSPTKWHLAHVSWFYETFVLEKALPDYESLHPQYSYIFNSYYLQTGEPHTRSKRGLLSRPSVDEVLEYREYVNGQVLAFIEGATPEEIAEFGPVIEIGNHHEQQHQELMVTDFKYMFAQNPLYPKYKELNHPKGSPPDSLNWISFDEGIYEIGNDGGEYTYDNEHPRHRKFLEPFVMADRLITNGEFMEFMEDGGYERSPLWLDDGWATVNERNWDSPLYWCKRDDGWYHYTLGGLRKVHPHEPVTHVSYYESDAFARWADARLPREAEWEVAAGDKPYDGNFVEDNKFHPRPLQQNTDGLKQMYGDVWEWTMSAYEPYPGYEPLPGALGEYNGKFMCSQYVLRGGSCATSETHIRKTYRNFFYPDARWQFNGIRLAKNI